The proteins below come from a single Cannabis sativa cultivar Pink pepper isolate KNU-18-1 chromosome 3, ASM2916894v1, whole genome shotgun sequence genomic window:
- the LOC115711318 gene encoding uncharacterized protein LOC115711318 isoform X1: protein MEIWHKAQSFAEEATKRSQELAKDAAQRTQGLTIGTSKLYDVVSETAKRSKEIAAAASKRADQFLSEALKRAEDIKQLASVITPSSAQDLTEPPVGTSTSTLEKDLQTFGVTEELREFVQGITSTTFQDFPLEDDTQLYDVHTVTNIRQDLSEWQARHASIVLQTVKEISQLRYELCPRNMKERKFWRIYFILVNNHVAPFEKRYQEDVKLKAKKEKYDTQGEPSKVENVTLKSTKQEKNDTLKEPVKVEDVILNPAEQENTLMKTSEAEVNDANQLSKASTLLHTDQDLDMFLLGENGDSDDGQDADGADGDFDDDFDKIMDGLVRTTL from the exons ATGGAAATCTGGCACAAAGCCCAAAGCTTTGCCGAAGAAGCCACGAAGCGCTCTCAAGAGCTAGCCAAAGACGCCGCTCAACGAACCCAGGGGTTGACCATCGGCACTTCAAAGCTCTACGACGTTGTTTCTGAGACTGCCAAGCGCTCCAAGGAGATTGCCGCCGCGGCCTCCAAGCGAGCCGACCAGTTTCTCTCTGAAGCCCTCAAACGAGCCGAAGATATCAAGCAATTGGCCTCTGTGATCACCCCATCTTCGGCGCAAGACCTCACGGAGCCTCCGGTGGGAACGAGTACAAGTACACTTGAAAAGGATCTCCAAACGTTCGGAGTGACCGAGGAGTTGAGAGAGTTCGTCCAGGGTATCACTTCCACCACGTTCCAGGATTTCCCTCTTGAAG ATGATACGCAACTGTATGATGTTCATACAGTAACAAACATTAGGCAAGATCTCTCTGAGTGGCAAGCAAGACATGCCAGTATCGTTCTTCAAACTGTGAAG GAAATTTCCCAATTAAGATATGAGTTGTGTCCACGCAATATGAAAGAAAGAAAGTTCTGGAGGATATACTTTATCCTAGTCAACAATCATGTTGCACC CTTTGAGAAGCGTTACCAAGAGGATGTTAAATTAAaagctaaaaaagaaaaatatgacaCTCAAGGGGAACCTTCAAAGGTTGAAAATGTTACACTGAAATCAACCAAACAAGAAAAAAATGACACTCTTAAAGAGCCTGTGAAGGTTGAAGATGTAATACTGAATCCAGCTGAACAAGAAAATACATTGATGAAAACTTCAGAAGCAGAAGTTAATGATGCAAACCAGCTAAGTAAAGCGTCAACCTTATTACATACTGATCAAGACTTGGATATGTTTCTCCTGGGAGAGAATGGAGACAGTGATGATGGTCAAG ATGCTGATGGCGCTGATGGAGACTTTGATGATGATTTTGACAAAATTATGGATGGCTTGGTAAGAACAACTCTATGA
- the LOC115711318 gene encoding uncharacterized protein LOC115711318 isoform X2, which produces MEIWHKAQSFAEEATKRSQELAKDAAQRTQGLTIGTSKLYDVVSETAKRSKEIAAAASKRADQFLSEALKRAEDIKQLASVITPSSAQDLTEPPVGTSTSTLEKDLQTFGVTEELREFVQGITSTTFQDFPLEDDTQLYDVHTVTNIRQDLSEWQARHASIVLQTVKEISQLRYELCPRNMKERKFWRIYFILVNNHVAPFEKRYQEDVKLKAKKEKYDTQGEPSKVENVTLKSTKQEKNDTLKEPVKVEDVILNPAEQENTLMKTSEAEVNDANQLSKASTLLHTDQDLDMFLLGENGDSDDGQDADGADGDFDDDFDKIMDGLDDNL; this is translated from the exons ATGGAAATCTGGCACAAAGCCCAAAGCTTTGCCGAAGAAGCCACGAAGCGCTCTCAAGAGCTAGCCAAAGACGCCGCTCAACGAACCCAGGGGTTGACCATCGGCACTTCAAAGCTCTACGACGTTGTTTCTGAGACTGCCAAGCGCTCCAAGGAGATTGCCGCCGCGGCCTCCAAGCGAGCCGACCAGTTTCTCTCTGAAGCCCTCAAACGAGCCGAAGATATCAAGCAATTGGCCTCTGTGATCACCCCATCTTCGGCGCAAGACCTCACGGAGCCTCCGGTGGGAACGAGTACAAGTACACTTGAAAAGGATCTCCAAACGTTCGGAGTGACCGAGGAGTTGAGAGAGTTCGTCCAGGGTATCACTTCCACCACGTTCCAGGATTTCCCTCTTGAAG ATGATACGCAACTGTATGATGTTCATACAGTAACAAACATTAGGCAAGATCTCTCTGAGTGGCAAGCAAGACATGCCAGTATCGTTCTTCAAACTGTGAAG GAAATTTCCCAATTAAGATATGAGTTGTGTCCACGCAATATGAAAGAAAGAAAGTTCTGGAGGATATACTTTATCCTAGTCAACAATCATGTTGCACC CTTTGAGAAGCGTTACCAAGAGGATGTTAAATTAAaagctaaaaaagaaaaatatgacaCTCAAGGGGAACCTTCAAAGGTTGAAAATGTTACACTGAAATCAACCAAACAAGAAAAAAATGACACTCTTAAAGAGCCTGTGAAGGTTGAAGATGTAATACTGAATCCAGCTGAACAAGAAAATACATTGATGAAAACTTCAGAAGCAGAAGTTAATGATGCAAACCAGCTAAGTAAAGCGTCAACCTTATTACATACTGATCAAGACTTGGATATGTTTCTCCTGGGAGAGAATGGAGACAGTGATGATGGTCAAG ATGCTGATGGCGCTGATGGAGACTTTGATGATGATTTTGACAAAATTATGGATGGCTTG GATGATAACTTATAG